In Solobacterium moorei, a single genomic region encodes these proteins:
- a CDS encoding ABC transporter ATP-binding protein, protein MKFKQFYQQTHDLIQLLKVQFPHINVQMITLAFCRSTPNFILLFGYSRILDLLLTSQFQDAIQVVTIMLVSAYLLSFIGNWIDSYLQGYEFITDEVITSQVNYMSFTMRYDIFEDNESMAKVRAVGNHINASGGTGSFLRNIILLYTNLFSVLYALCFVGYLFYQAMQYSLYLVLLLLLAVGCICLGIIILKRTSAYHEDLNAKNIHNNSVSSYLITTMVNVEYKKQIMINQMSHLFGKYFKNIIKTFHVYLDFSKRKGRYEAVYNFALSIFGACTYIYIAYLSLHGYLSIGSVLLYAGAMQQLIQYISGWIISYSDAVFQLDYLNHFTDFLHDESIRTIGSLPIEKRNDNAYEFCFENVSFHYPNSKQLVLSNVNLTFKIGEKLALVGQNGAGKTTIIKLLCRLYQPTEGRILLNGIDIQKFNFNDYTKIFSPVFQDFSMFNISAKENLECGHHNEEKDINAVIADVGLEKRFSSSQNGMDCVLEDLNSEGVKLSGGEAQKLAIARALYKDAPFVILDEPTAALDPFSEAEIYENFDELVGGKTAIYISHRMSSCKFCDRIVVFKDGKLVEDGNHDSLMHQQGEYYTLYQAQAEYYQQ, encoded by the coding sequence ATGAAGTTCAAGCAATTCTATCAACAAACGCATGATTTGATTCAACTTTTAAAAGTTCAATTTCCTCACATCAATGTACAGATGATTACATTAGCTTTCTGTAGAAGTACACCTAACTTTATTTTACTATTTGGATATTCACGTATCTTAGACTTATTACTTACAAGCCAGTTTCAAGATGCAATTCAAGTTGTCACGATTATGCTAGTGAGTGCGTATCTATTATCCTTTATCGGTAATTGGATTGACTCCTATTTACAAGGATATGAATTTATTACAGACGAAGTAATCACAAGCCAAGTAAACTATATGTCGTTTACCATGCGCTACGATATTTTTGAAGATAACGAAAGTATGGCAAAAGTTCGTGCAGTAGGAAATCATATAAACGCTTCAGGTGGAACTGGTTCTTTCTTACGGAATATAATTCTGCTATATACCAACTTGTTTTCCGTTCTTTATGCATTATGCTTTGTAGGGTATCTGTTTTATCAAGCAATGCAGTATTCACTCTATTTAGTACTGCTACTATTACTAGCAGTTGGTTGCATTTGCTTAGGTATTATCATTTTAAAGCGCACAAGTGCGTATCACGAAGATTTAAATGCGAAAAATATTCATAACAATTCAGTGTCTAGCTATCTAATCACAACAATGGTCAATGTAGAATATAAGAAACAAATTATGATCAATCAAATGAGTCATTTGTTTGGAAAGTATTTTAAAAATATCATTAAAACATTTCATGTTTATTTGGATTTTTCTAAGAGAAAAGGAAGATATGAAGCTGTATATAATTTTGCATTAAGTATCTTTGGTGCATGTACATATATTTATATTGCATACTTAAGTTTGCATGGTTATTTATCGATTGGTTCTGTTCTCTTATATGCAGGTGCAATGCAACAACTCATTCAATATATTTCAGGTTGGATTATATCTTATAGTGATGCAGTGTTCCAATTGGATTATCTAAATCATTTTACGGATTTCTTACATGATGAATCTATTCGTACAATAGGCTCATTACCAATCGAAAAGAGAAATGATAATGCATATGAATTCTGTTTTGAAAATGTAAGCTTCCACTATCCAAATAGCAAACAACTCGTATTATCCAATGTGAATCTTACATTTAAGATTGGTGAAAAGTTAGCATTAGTTGGACAGAATGGTGCAGGTAAGACAACAATCATCAAGTTGTTATGTCGTTTGTATCAACCGACAGAAGGTAGAATCTTGTTAAATGGTATTGATATTCAAAAGTTTAACTTCAATGACTATACAAAAATCTTCAGTCCAGTATTCCAAGACTTTAGTATGTTCAACATCAGCGCAAAAGAAAATCTTGAGTGTGGTCATCATAATGAAGAAAAAGATATCAATGCGGTTATCGCAGACGTAGGTTTAGAGAAGCGCTTTTCGTCCAGTCAGAATGGTATGGATTGTGTGTTAGAGGATTTAAACAGCGAAGGTGTTAAGTTATCTGGTGGTGAAGCACAGAAGCTAGCAATTGCACGTGCATTGTATAAAGATGCACCATTTGTAATCCTAGATGAACCTACTGCAGCTTTAGATCCATTTTCAGAAGCGGAAATCTATGAGAACTTTGATGAACTTGTTGGAGGTAAAACAGCCATCTATATCTCTCACCGTATGAGTTCATGTAAGTTCTGTGATCGTATCGTTGTCTTTAAAGACGGTAAGCTAGTAGAAGATGGTAATCATGATTCACTCATGCACCAACAAGGTGAATATTACACACTCTATCAAGCACAAGCAGAGTATTATCAACAATAA
- the pheS gene encoding phenylalanine--tRNA ligase subunit alpha — protein sequence MSDKVMQVQEEALAAIEQATTLEQLQQVKIQYLGKKGSIQALMSEMKALPQEEKPAFGQKVNVCKDTVAKVLESKEEVLKIAALAGKLEAEKIDITLAGDTHKLGTTHPLVMIQQEIEDLFLSMGYKVAEGPEVEQDYYNFELANTPKDHPARDMQDTFYIDPNTLLRTHTTAMQMRELEKAKGQVPIKLICPGKVYRRDDDDATHSHQFMQCEGLVVGENITLADLKGTLEYMASTMFGQGRTVRFRPSYFPFTEPSVEVDVSCPFCNGKGCNVCKGSGWIEILGAGMVHPNVLRMNGFDPEKYSGFAFGVGLERVAMLKYGIDDIRNFYTNDVRFLKIFDRFD from the coding sequence ATGAGCGATAAAGTTATGCAGGTCCAAGAGGAAGCGTTAGCTGCGATTGAGCAAGCAACAACCCTGGAACAATTACAACAAGTCAAAATTCAATACTTGGGTAAAAAGGGTAGTATTCAGGCTTTAATGTCTGAGATGAAGGCTTTACCACAAGAGGAGAAGCCAGCCTTTGGACAGAAAGTAAACGTATGTAAGGATACGGTTGCCAAAGTATTAGAATCAAAAGAAGAAGTATTAAAGATTGCGGCTCTTGCTGGTAAGCTAGAAGCCGAAAAGATTGACATTACATTAGCTGGAGATACACACAAGCTTGGCACAACACATCCACTTGTAATGATTCAACAGGAGATTGAAGATCTCTTCTTAAGTATGGGCTATAAGGTTGCGGAAGGTCCTGAAGTTGAACAGGATTACTACAACTTTGAATTGGCCAATACGCCAAAGGATCACCCAGCACGTGATATGCAGGATACGTTTTATATCGATCCAAATACATTATTAAGAACTCACACAACTGCGATGCAGATGCGTGAATTAGAGAAGGCAAAGGGGCAGGTTCCAATCAAGCTAATTTGCCCAGGTAAGGTTTATCGTCGTGATGACGACGATGCGACACACAGCCATCAGTTTATGCAGTGTGAAGGTCTTGTCGTTGGTGAGAATATTACTTTAGCTGACCTGAAGGGAACATTAGAATATATGGCCAGTACAATGTTTGGCCAAGGTAGAACAGTTCGTTTCCGTCCATCGTACTTCCCATTTACAGAGCCTTCAGTAGAAGTTGATGTATCCTGTCCATTCTGTAACGGTAAGGGTTGTAACGTTTGTAAGGGATCTGGTTGGATTGAAATCCTAGGTGCAGGTATGGTACATCCAAATGTATTACGCATGAATGGATTTGATCCTGAGAAGTATTCTGGATTTGCCTTCGGTGTAGGACTTGAAAGAGTTGCGATGTTGAAATATGGAATTGATGATATTCGTAACTTCTATACAAATGACGTTCGCTTTTTGAAGATATTCGATCGTTTTGACTAA
- a CDS encoding ABC transporter ATP-binding protein yields MKLTRWNIYKDMLYRLWKCDPHVIKMMLLEIVISVIEGFIAVLLPAAVIQFITTTQDWTTLVLQILGLFAVYGLFSMWHVYLATRNCMQYVIPRQNIFILPVLKKVQDLTYSYYETKLAQEKLENGIRALNSNMEGAEGVYHNTVIVLSAILSLILYAAFISQIGLPILLALLFISFLHYGIYEKCYALYLKKDEEKAENYSKSRYFNSLSQKSAKGKDIRLYQMQDLLKAKMQENNDILVQKTIAASKYKGWIAQTDVILGFIRDGITYGYLIYLMMHGMIEMSSFVLYIGIVISYGQRFTALTAEIARLHSNLDLTKRTYEFELDKNVINQDGKRVVAPFDIIFENVSFQYPESKKYVLKNLNLHFTAGEKLALVGVNGAGKTTIVKLLSGLYTPTSGRILVNGIDLKDINKEDYFGKLGIVFQEIDLFSMTIGENISCLHEEDYDENRVQEALCISKLDTIVNHLPNGIHSYINTDLSSDGINLSGGQQQRLLLAKAYYKNPSILILDEPTAALDALAEKDMYEEYKEITKEKSALFISHRLASTRFCDNIVFLENGEIIEQGTHEQLMKLNGKYAEMFDVQAKYYKEEETDEVQAILSTNA; encoded by the coding sequence ATGAAGCTTACTAGATGGAATATTTATAAGGATATGCTCTACCGATTATGGAAATGCGACCCACATGTAATCAAAATGATGTTGTTAGAGATTGTTATCTCGGTAATAGAAGGATTTATCGCTGTATTATTACCAGCTGCTGTCATTCAATTTATTACTACAACCCAAGATTGGACAACATTGGTATTACAAATACTTGGTTTATTTGCGGTGTATGGACTCTTTAGCATGTGGCATGTTTACCTTGCAACAAGAAATTGTATGCAATACGTCATACCAAGACAAAATATATTCATCTTACCAGTGCTCAAAAAGGTGCAGGATTTAACCTATTCCTACTACGAAACAAAGCTTGCTCAGGAAAAACTTGAAAATGGAATTCGTGCATTAAATTCGAATATGGAAGGCGCGGAAGGTGTCTATCATAATACTGTGATTGTTTTATCTGCGATACTCAGCTTGATACTATATGCAGCTTTTATCAGTCAAATTGGTTTGCCAATCCTTTTAGCTCTATTATTTATTTCCTTTCTTCATTATGGAATCTATGAAAAATGTTATGCATTGTATTTAAAGAAAGATGAAGAAAAGGCAGAGAATTATTCTAAGTCTCGTTATTTTAATAGCCTTTCACAAAAGAGTGCGAAGGGAAAAGATATTCGTCTCTACCAGATGCAAGACCTGCTAAAGGCAAAGATGCAAGAAAATAACGATATTCTCGTACAGAAGACTATCGCTGCTTCAAAATACAAAGGATGGATTGCGCAAACGGATGTTATTTTAGGATTTATCCGTGATGGGATTACCTATGGATATCTAATTTATTTGATGATGCATGGCATGATTGAAATGAGTTCATTTGTTCTCTATATCGGTATTGTGATTAGTTATGGTCAACGATTCACGGCATTAACTGCTGAGATTGCTAGATTACATTCTAACCTAGATCTAACAAAGAGAACTTATGAATTTGAACTGGATAAAAATGTTATCAACCAGGACGGTAAGAGGGTTGTTGCGCCATTCGATATCATTTTTGAAAATGTATCTTTCCAATATCCAGAAAGTAAAAAGTATGTTTTAAAAAATCTTAATCTACACTTTACAGCAGGAGAGAAACTCGCTCTTGTGGGTGTAAATGGTGCAGGTAAGACGACAATCGTGAAACTGTTAAGTGGATTGTATACACCAACTTCAGGAAGAATCTTAGTCAATGGTATCGATTTGAAAGATATTAATAAAGAGGATTACTTTGGAAAACTTGGAATCGTGTTCCAAGAAATTGATTTATTCTCTATGACGATTGGCGAAAATATTTCTTGTCTTCATGAAGAAGATTACGATGAAAATCGAGTACAAGAAGCTTTATGTATCTCTAAGCTAGATACGATTGTGAATCACTTGCCAAATGGAATTCATAGTTACATCAATACGGATCTATCATCTGATGGAATCAACCTCAGTGGTGGACAACAACAACGTTTATTGCTTGCAAAAGCATACTACAAAAATCCTTCTATACTCATCTTGGATGAACCAACTGCAGCACTGGATGCACTTGCGGAAAAGGATATGTATGAAGAGTATAAGGAAATTACAAAAGAAAAGAGTGCATTATTTATTTCACACCGTTTAGCTTCTACACGCTTTTGTGACAATATTGTTTTCTTGGAAAATGGAGAGATTATTGAGCAAGGAACACATGAACAACTCATGAAATTAAATGGTAAATATGCAGAAATGTTTGATGTACAGGCAAAATACTACAAGGAGGAAGAGACAGATGAAGTTCAAGCAATTCTATCAACAAACGCATGA
- a CDS encoding sensor histidine kinase: protein MIAVIILIGLALYEAILKKMQITFMHVIISTVILGIIGYSVYRFSYMITVWILLCFIWNHYHFFKEERIFSVIVILLYLGIIFLGVYYNGTVAGGIGALIFVLLEYLLQRIMKREEDKTIVYQNKLMKQQMDEIENIYMTMRGWRHDYHNHIQSLKGYLSLNKVEQMKNYLNELETDLDSIDTLYHSGNLQLDSILNAKLAIAEKGQIRIHCDASIPPQLHVSDLDLCVILGNLLDNAIESCRKIKDPDERFIRVYIGILKKQLYISITNATSETVKQRTDHYFTTKRGDHGHGLKRVDQVVKKYDGYLNRQNEPGVFATEIVLPL, encoded by the coding sequence ATGATTGCGGTAATCATATTGATTGGTTTAGCACTTTATGAAGCCATTCTCAAGAAGATGCAAATAACATTCATGCATGTTATTATATCAACCGTAATACTAGGAATTATAGGATATAGTGTTTATCGCTTCTCTTATATGATAACTGTTTGGATACTGCTATGTTTTATTTGGAATCATTATCACTTCTTTAAAGAAGAGCGGATCTTTTCGGTTATCGTCATTCTATTGTATTTGGGAATCATATTCCTTGGTGTTTACTATAATGGTACTGTCGCAGGTGGTATTGGTGCACTCATTTTCGTTTTGTTGGAATATCTTTTGCAAAGAATTATGAAGCGTGAAGAAGATAAAACAATCGTCTATCAGAATAAACTGATGAAACAACAAATGGATGAAATTGAAAACATATACATGACCATGCGTGGATGGAGACATGATTATCATAACCATATACAGTCTTTAAAAGGATATCTTTCTTTGAATAAAGTTGAGCAGATGAAAAACTATCTCAATGAACTTGAGACAGATTTGGATTCTATCGATACACTCTATCATTCTGGAAACTTACAATTGGATTCTATATTGAACGCGAAGCTTGCGATTGCGGAAAAAGGACAAATTCGTATTCATTGTGATGCGTCAATTCCACCGCAATTACATGTATCAGATTTAGACTTGTGCGTTATCTTAGGAAATCTATTAGATAATGCGATTGAATCTTGTCGTAAGATAAAAGATCCGGATGAACGATTTATCCGAGTTTATATTGGCATTCTAAAGAAACAACTCTATATCTCGATTACAAACGCTACAAGTGAGACAGTGAAACAACGTACCGATCACTATTTCACGACGAAACGAGGCGACCATGGACATGGGCTAAAGAGAGTTGACCAGGTCGTTAAGAAATATGATGGATATTTAAACCGTCAAAATGAACCGGGTGTATTTGCAACAGAGATTGTATTACCACTATAA